In the genome of Raphanus sativus cultivar WK10039 chromosome 4, ASM80110v3, whole genome shotgun sequence, one region contains:
- the LOC130511604 gene encoding uncharacterized protein LOC130511604, giving the protein MHIEKNFFDNLMNTILNVQGKTKDNLKSRLDLVDICARSELHVDENGRAPFPIYRLDAEGKDAVFDWISNDVEFPDGYTSNLRNCIDRKEGKFIGLKSHDCHVLMQRLLPFAFKELLPRNVHEAIAGISAFFRDLCTRSVTLEGIENLKTNIAVIQCNLEKIFPPSFFDVMEHLVIHLARELELGGPVQYRWMYLYERYMFHLKKMVKNLSRVEGSIVAQMINEEISNFAEYYFPAEVQTNRKPARHDDRGERATYHVTVPDIFRDVGRLSGKPKDRRLNEQERSHLQTYLLTNCEDVLQYERIFMAQKRFEYRYATDEELEEMKQREFAGWMLNYVSAGLARGETFDDWIREMVVGPKYVVKSYPRFCTRGYAFTTQKRRRSRTTYDAGVCSASGDDVYYGNIHEIMEIQYLGMVGLRCTVFYCDWHDNTPDRGVRTDAFGVTSVNSRRKLQYYDPFILASQADQVCYIKYPRVRNRDDPWVTVTKLNPRGRVQGSSELEDPLQPSTSGNLSAAEDLAGVGLVVDLTDFGEEAVVHVEDEPEIGEFHQDSDSDSSGDDDSETD; this is encoded by the exons atgcatattgagaagaacttttttgacaatctcatgaacacgatccttaacgttcaaggtaaaacaaaggataacttgaagtcaagactggatttagtcgatatatgtgctcgttcagaacttcatgttgatgagAATGGTAGGGCAccttttcccatataccgacttgatgcagaAGGAAAAGATGCGGtctttgattggatttcaaacgatGTGGAATTTCCAGACGGTTACACATCTAATTTGCGTAACTGTATCGACAGAAAGGAAGGAAAGTTTATTGGGCTAAAAAGTCACGATTGCCATGTGTTGATGCAGCGCCTTCTTCCGTTTGCcttcaaggaactattaccacgaaatgttcatgaagcaatTGCAGGGATAAGTGCTTTTTTCCGCGATTTATGCACGAGATCAGTGACtcttgaaggtattgaaaatttgaagactaacatagccgtgattcagtgcaaccttgagaagatatttcctccctcattttttgatgttatggagcatcttgttattcacctggcaagagaattggaacttggtggtcctgtgcagtatagatggatgtatctgtatgagcggtatatgttccatttgaagaagatggtgaaaaatttaagtagggtggaaggttctatagtcgcacagatgatcaatgaagaaatttcaaactttgcCGAGTACTACTTTCCAGCAGAAGTTCAAACCAACAGAAAACCTGCTCGgcatgatgatagaggcgaaCGGGCAACATATCATGTTACGGTTCCAGACATTTTCAGagatgttggacgacttagcggaaaaccaaaggaccgtcgacttaatgagcaggagcgcagtcatttgcaaacatatttgctcaccaactgcgaagatgttcttcaatatgagag GATTTTCATGGCACAAAAGCGGTTCGAATATAGATACGCCACAGACGAGGAACTAGAAGAAATGAAGCAGAGagaatttgctggatggatgCTTAATTAT gtgtctgctggtttggccagaggtgaaacatttgacgattggatacgcgagatggtggttggaccaaaatatgttgtgaagtcatatccgagattttgtactcgaggatatgcattcacaactCAAAAGAGGAGACGTTCGAGAACGACCTATGATGCTGGCGTTTGTTCTGCATCAGGAGATGATGTATACTACGGAAACATACATGAGATTATGGAAATCCAGTATTTGGGCATGGTTGGATTGCGGTGTACtgttttctattgtgattggcACGACAACACTCCAGATCGAGGTGTGAGAACAGATGCATTTGGTGTTACATCAGTAAATTCGAGGCGAAAGCtgcaatattatgatcctttcattcttgcttctcaggcCGATCAG gtttgttatatcaaGTACCCCCGGGTTAGGaacagagatgatccatgggtAACTGTTACAAAACTCAACCCGAGAGGCCGAGTTCAGGGAAGTTCTGAGCTGGAAGACCCACTACAACCAAGCACATCCGGCAACTTAAGTGCAGCCGAAGATTTAGCTGGAGTTGGCCTTGTAGTCGATTTAACCGACTTCGGAGAGGAAGCCGTCGTTCACGTAGAGGATGAACCAGAGattggagagtttcaccaagatTCAGACTCAGATTCATCTGGTGATGATGACTCGGAAACAGATTag
- the LOC108853533 gene encoding PAMP-induced secreted peptide 2-like yields MMSNGAVGTIVFFMLIGLVLVETRPIGGLTKTEEKKLVAGFFDGLSLGSIKDSGPSPGKGHNFVDEIDTSRFEKHSGPSPRGPGH; encoded by the coding sequence ATGATGAGTAACGGTGCTGTAGGTACGATTGTCTTCTTCATGTTGATCGGTTTGGTTCTTGTTGAGACTCGTCCCATTGGTGGTCTAACAAAGACTGAAGAGAAGAAACTCGTGGCTGGTTTTTTCGATGGCTTATCACTTGGTTCGATCAAAGACTCAGGTCCCAGTCCAGGGAAGGGTCATAATTTCGTGGACGAAATTGATACGTCCCGATTTGAAAAGCACTCCGGTCCAAGCCCAAGAGGACCGGGTCactaa
- the LOC130511876 gene encoding cytochrome P450 81D11-like has product MDLIQILILSSLFLFISTRFLLTRSSRKLKLPPSPAISLPVLGHLHLFKTPLHRWFLSLCKSIGDAPIFHLRLGKRLVYVTTSRSVAEECFTDNDVVLANRPKFIVSKYVGYDATHLLSAPYGDHWRNLRRIAAVELLSTQRLNSFLYIRKDEIRRLISRLSQDSFHGFVEVEMKSLLGNLASNNIIRMVAGKRYYGEENDEAKFVRQLVAEVVISSGAGNPADYLSVVRRFTNYEKRIKDLGNRFDAFLQRIVDEKRADKEKGQTMIDRLLSLQAIQPDYYTDDIIKGLILSLTIGGTDTTAVTLEWAMSNLLNYPEVLKKARIEIDEKIGFDRLVDEPDIVNLPYLQKIVSETLRLYPAVPLLLPHLSSSDCRVAGYDMPRGTMVLTNVWAMQRDPKLWEDPEIFKPERFEKAGEADKLLPFGMGRRACPGAGLAQRLVSLVLATLVQCFEWERVGDELVDMTEDKGATLPKLVPLRTMCKARPIVGKLI; this is encoded by the exons TTTaatcctctcttctctctttctcttcatcTCTACCAGATTCTTGCTCACAAGATCCAGCCGGAAACTAAAACTTCCACCATCTCCGGCGATATCTTTACCGGTACTCGGCCACCTCCACTTATTCAAGACACCACTCCACCGATGGTTCCTTTCACTCTGCAAATCCATCGGAGATGCTCCAATCTTCCACCTACGCCTCGGAAAACGCCTTGTTTATGTCACCACCTCACGTTCCGTAGCCGAAGAATGTTTCACTGATAACGACGTTGTTCTCGCCAACCGTCCCAAGTTCATCGTGAGCAAATACGTCGGCTACGACGCCACTCATTTACTCTCGGCACCTTACGGCGATCACTGGAGGAATCTCCGCCGAATCGCCGCCGTAGAGCTACTCTCGACTCAGAGACTTAATTCGTTTTTGTATATCCGGAAGGACGAGATCCGACGGCTCATCTCACGTCTTTCTCAAGACTCCTTCCAC GGATTTGTGGAGGTGGAGATGAAATCATTATTAGGCAATTTGGCATCCAACAACATCATCAGAATGGTGGCCGGGAAGCGATACTACGGTGAAGAAAACGACGAAGCTAAGTTTGTGAGGCAACTTGTGGCCGAGGTGGTGATCAGCTCCGGTGCAGGGAACCCAGCTGATTATCTTTCGGTTGTACGTCGGTTCACCAATTATGAAAAGCGAATCAAGGACTTGGGGAATAGATTTGATGCGTTTTTACAAAGAATTGTCGACGAGAAACGTGCAGATAAAGAAAAAGGTCAAACGATGATCGATCGCTTGCTTTCCCTCCAAGCAATCCAACCGGATTACTATACAGATGACATCATCAAAGGACTCATACTC AGTCTAACAATTGGAGGGACAGATACGACAGCGGTTACACTAGAATGGGCGATGTCAAATCTGTTGAACTATCCAGAAGTACTTAAAAAGGCCAGAATCGAAATAGATGAAAAAATCGGTTTCGACCGGTTAGTAGACGAACCGGACATTGTGAACCTCCCTTATCTCCAAAAGATTGTGTCGGAAACACTACGTTTGTATCCTGCAGTTCCGCTACTACTACCTCATTTGTCGTCGAGTGATTGTAGAGTGGCGGGGTACGATATGCCACGTGGTACGATGGTGTTGACTAACGTGTGGGCTATGCAGAGAGATCCAAAGTTATGGGAAGATCCAGAGATATTCAAGCCCGAAAGATTTGAAAAAGCAGGAGAGGCTGATAAGCTATTGCCATTTGGGATGGGACGGAGAGCTTGTCCTGGAGCTGGACTTGCTCAACGGTTAGTGAGCCTGGTTCTTGCAACTTTGGTTCAGTGTTTCGAGTGGGAAAGGGTTGGTGATGAGCTTGTGGACATGACCGAAGACAAAGGAGCCACATTGCCTAAACTAGTGCCATTGAGAACCATGTGCAAAGCACGTCCTATTGTTGGTAAACTAATCTGA